The genomic stretch TTTTATATGTTTACTATTTGCTTTTAGCTGTCGTTTTTGAGTACCCATGTATTGTCCCCCGTTCCCCCGAGGGATTCAGCCAACAGTACAGCTTGTCTTTATTTTATGCAATTTTTATTACCAATTCAATGGTAATAAAATACCGTATTATACCAGGAATGCACCTGTAGATCCTGCTAATGTAGGCTCTGCAGCTACTGGCTCTACCTGTTTTAATGATATTTCTATCAATAAAGCCCAGAAAAGAATAATAGAAACAAATACACCGGTATGACTGCCAATAAGCTTAAGCCCGTTTGCAAAGGTTGTCACCCCAGGGGCTATTTGCTGCTCAACTGCCTCCAGCTTGGCAGCCTTTACCGTAAGAAAGTTGGCGGTAATACCCAATACTGATGCTAATATAAGAAAGGTATCTCCACCAATAACATTTACAATAATCGAAGCTGTCAGCAGCAGTCTGCCGGCCAGCTTTGCTTCTGCTGTACCGGCTCTCTCCCGCTGCGCGGGTCTCGTTGTAATGTCTGTATTCATAGTAAACCGCCTCCTTTGTATTATTATATTTATGCTCATATAAACAAGTTCTCCCAATTTCACAGGTTAAAAGATAAAACTCCCGTAAGCATTAGCCTACGTGAGTTTTAAATGTTATTATATATTCTTCAAGTTCAGTACTCTTATTGAGTTAAGCACTGCAATCAGAGCAACACCTACATCGGCGAAAACCGCTTCCCACATGGTAGCTAGACCCCCTGCACCAAGAAGCAGCACGACAACCTTTATACCCATAGCGAATATTATATTCTGCCATACAATCCTTCTGGTCTTTTTTGCAATCCTAATTGCGCTGACTATTTTTGAGGGCTCATCTGTCATTATAACTATATCCGCAGCTTCAATAGCTGCATCAGAACCCAGCCCTCCCATTGCTATTCCTATGTCAGCCCTTGCTAGAACAGGTGCATCATTTATCCCATCTCCCACAAAAGCCACCTTGCCTTTGTAATTTCTATCCTTTACTATTGCCTCCAGCTTTTCAACCTTTTGATCCGGTAATAGCTCGGAATATACCTCATCCAGTCCCAGCTTCTCAGCCACCTTTTCCCCTACTGTCCTAACATCTCCTGTAAGCATCACCGTTTTTCTGATGCCTATATCTTTAAGCAGGCGGATTGCTTCCTTTGCATCCTCCTTTATCTCATCAGAAATAACCATGTATCCTGTATAAGCTCCATCCAATACAACATGTACAACCGTTCCTATGGTGTCAGGGCTTTCCCATTCCAACCCTTCCTTCTCCATCATTCTTGCATTTCCTGCAATTATATTCTTTCCGTAAGCATAAGCCTTAACTCCATATCCAGAAAGCTCTGTATAGTCTGCAATTTCATTTCTGTCAACATCCTTGCCGTAAGCCTTCATAATGGAAGCGGCGATAGGATGATTGGAATAGCTTTCAACATATGCCGCATATTTCAACAGTTCAGCTTCGCTTATTCCTGCCAGGGCTTTTACTTCTGTTACTTTAAAGACTCCTTTTGTAAGAGTACCTGTCTTATCAAAAACAATAGTATCTACCTGGTTTAAAGCTTCAAGATAATTACTGCCCTTTATGAGTACGCCATTTCTCGAAGCACTCCCAATTCCCCCAAAGAATCCAAGTGGTATGGATATTACCAAAGCGCATGGACATGAAACCACGAGGAATATCAGCGCTCTGTACAGCCAGTCAGAGAATACTTCTCCCGGTATCACCATTGGGGGAATAAATGCAAGTGCCAGTGCAGAAAATACAACTATTGGAGTATAATACCTTGCAAACTTGGTGATGAAGTTCTCTGTGTGTGATTTCTTGCTGCTTGCGTTCTGAACCATGTCTAGAATCTTTGCTACGGTGGATTCACCATATTCCTTGCTTACCTCCACTGTAAGAACACCATTTTTGTTTATGAAGCCTGACAATATTTCATCCCCTGCACCAATCTCCCTGGGTATGGACTCTCCAGTAAGAGCAGAGGTATCTACCATTGAACTCCCCTCTATAATTCTGCCGTCCAGGGGAACTCTTTCACCTGGCTTTACAATTACTTTGGATCCTACTGTCACTGCTTCAGGGGATACCTGCACCAGCTGTCCCTCTGAGATAAGATTCGCATAATCCGGGCGTATGTCCATCAAAGCTTTTATTGAACTTCTAGATCGATTTACTGCTATATTCTGGAATAGCTCTCCTACCTGATAGAAAAGCATTACCGCAACCCCTTCTGAATATTCTCCAATCGCAAAGGCACCAATAGTTGCCAGGCTCATAAGGAAGTTCTCGTCAAAAACCTGCCCTCTCGCAATATTCCTTATTGATTTGAGAAGTACTTCTCCTCCAACAAGGAAGTAAGCTGCCAAATACATACCTAGTTCCACATTTGGAGAAAGCTTGAGCAAAACTGCTGCAGCAAATAGTGCAGTACCAATACCTATCCTGACAAGCTCCATCTTATTGCCGTTAACTCTGTCCTCTTTGTCTGAATCTACTTCCCCGATCTTTTTATTAGTTACATCTTTAAGCTTCACATCTGCCTCTATTTTTTCTATAATTGCCGCTATTTCTTTTATCATATTTTCATGATCAGCCTTTGAAGATATTTCAAACCTCAACTTTTTTGTTACAAAATCGATAGATGCATTCCTAATCCCATCCAGGGATTTAATGCCAAGCTCCATCTTGGCAGCACAGTTGGCTCAGCCAAGCCCATCAAGTATGAATTCCTTTTTAACGTAATTATCTTCTATATTAAACTCATCCAATACATTTTTTCCCATATCATTACCCCCAATATATGCTGTGAATGGAACTACCTTTCGTTGACATGCACCAAACCGTGGTCAAATATCTGTTTTACATGCTCATCATCCAAGGAATAATATACGACCTTTCCATCCTTTCTGTATTTCACCAGGCGTGCCTGTTTAAGCACTCTCAGCTGGTGGGATATTGCAGATTGATTCATGCAAAGCAAAGCTGCTATATCACATACACACATCTCAGATTCAAACAATGCGCATAATATCTTTATCCTCGTGGTATCACCAAAAACCTTAAACAATTCAGCCAAATCATAGAGAGTCTCCTCTACCGGCATACTTTCTCTGACCCTTGCCACGACTTCCTCGTGTATGATAGAACAGCTGCAGCTTTCTATGCCAGTTTTATTCTCAAACATATCGTACCTCCGTTACATTCATATATGAACATATGTATACATATTCATATGTTATATTGTTATAATATGCCTTCTACTTAAAAAAGTCAACAAAAAACCGTATTGTTTTTTTCAATACGGTAAGATAATTCAAATTAGCAGCGTTTCCTATGCATTATTGTATTGAACCATCCAGAGCTTTGATGTCTATTGTGCGCTTGCTTTTACTGCTTTCATTGGCTAACTCCAGAAGTCTTATTACATTTCTTGCATCAACTGGGCTTACAGCGGCAGTCTCCTTCTGCATTATCGACCTGTATATGTCAATGTAATACTCCCTGTAATCCCCGATTTCGCTTTCGACTTTTCCAGTGATGCTCAAGCCATTAATCGCTGTATTTATTGTGCCGTAGAGCTCCTCCGGCTCTTTCCCCCAAAAATGCTTGGCAGCCGGTGTGATTCCCGCAGCCAA from Clostridia bacterium encodes the following:
- a CDS encoding heavy metal translocating P-type ATPase, with protein sequence MELGIKSLDGIRNASIDFVTKKLRFEISSKADHENMIKEIAAIIEKIEADVKLKDVTNKKIGEVDSDKEDRVNGNKMELVRIGIGTALFAAAVLLKLSPNVELGMYLAAYFLVGGEVLLKSIRNIARGQVFDENFLMSLATIGAFAIGEYSEGVAVMLFYQVGELFQNIAVNRSRSSIKALMDIRPDYANLISEGQLVQVSPEAVTVGSKVIVKPGERVPLDGRIIEGSSMVDTSALTGESIPREIGAGDEILSGFINKNGVLTVEVSKEYGESTVAKILDMVQNASSKKSHTENFITKFARYYTPIVVFSALALAFIPPMVIPGEVFSDWLYRALIFLVVSCPCALVISIPLGFFGGIGSASRNGVLIKGSNYLEALNQVDTIVFDKTGTLTKGVFKVTEVKALAGISEAELLKYAAYVESYSNHPIAASIMKAYGKDVDRNEIADYTELSGYGVKAYAYGKNIIAGNARMMEKEGLEWESPDTIGTVVHVVLDGAYTGYMVISDEIKEDAKEAIRLLKDIGIRKTVMLTGDVRTVGEKVAEKLGLDEVYSELLPDQKVEKLEAIVKDRNYKGKVAFVGDGINDAPVLARADIGIAMGGLGSDAAIEAADIVIMTDEPSKIVSAIRIAKKTRRIVWQNIIFAMGIKVVVLLLGAGGLATMWEAVFADVGVALIAVLNSIRVLNLKNI
- a CDS encoding metalloregulator ArsR/SmtB family transcription factor, which encodes MFENKTGIESCSCSIIHEEVVARVRESMPVEETLYDLAELFKVFGDTTRIKILCALFESEMCVCDIAALLCMNQSAISHQLRVLKQARLVKYRKDGKVVYYSLDDEHVKQIFDHGLVHVNER